One region of Vallitalea okinawensis genomic DNA includes:
- a CDS encoding alpha-L-fucosidase, with translation MMQEWFKEAKLGIFIHYGIYAVGDVSESWSFHNGQISYEDYMKQAEGFTAANYEPEKWAALFKKAGAQYAVLTTKHHDGMALFDTQYSDLSVIHRTPAAKDIVKGYVEAIRGQGMKVGLYYSLIDWSREDYRSVYPDGTDPVDYGDENSFATPAGGKEKPELWEKFLEFNNNQMKELMTNYGTIDLLWFDGDWERSAKQWRMEEFRDYLHSFNPNVILNSRMQGYGDYETPEIGIPVIPPKGPWEFCTTINTSWGYRVSDNDYKSSWQIIRTFCDCITLGGNLLLDVGPMEDGRLDPRQEKVLLDLGSFIKGNEEAIYGTIKGLDYSFFLGGSTITKDKKTIYLFVYGQPEGELCLKGIQTKTKKISLLRSGKELGYTYTGSIPWSDVPGTIWIKLNKGDLEPMVTVLKVELEDELKLYYGHGIVVSDNN, from the coding sequence ATGATGCAAGAATGGTTTAAAGAAGCAAAATTAGGTATTTTTATTCACTACGGTATTTATGCTGTTGGTGATGTCTCAGAATCTTGGTCCTTTCATAATGGGCAGATTTCTTATGAAGATTATATGAAGCAGGCAGAAGGCTTTACAGCAGCCAACTATGAGCCAGAAAAATGGGCAGCATTATTTAAAAAGGCAGGTGCTCAGTATGCTGTCTTGACGACAAAGCATCATGATGGAATGGCTTTATTTGATACACAATATAGTGATTTAAGTGTTATACATAGAACACCAGCTGCAAAGGATATTGTAAAAGGCTATGTAGAGGCCATTCGTGGTCAAGGCATGAAAGTTGGATTGTACTATTCTTTGATTGACTGGTCCAGAGAAGACTACCGGTCTGTATATCCAGATGGCACTGATCCAGTAGACTATGGAGACGAAAACAGTTTTGCTACACCTGCAGGAGGTAAAGAAAAACCGGAATTATGGGAAAAATTCTTAGAGTTTAATAACAATCAAATGAAAGAGCTCATGACAAACTATGGAACCATTGATTTGTTATGGTTTGATGGTGATTGGGAGAGAAGTGCAAAGCAATGGCGTATGGAAGAATTTAGAGATTATCTGCATTCTTTCAATCCTAATGTTATACTCAACTCTCGTATGCAAGGTTATGGAGACTATGAAACACCAGAAATCGGTATCCCAGTAATCCCTCCTAAAGGTCCATGGGAATTTTGCACGACCATCAATACATCATGGGGCTATAGGGTTTCTGATAATGACTATAAATCTAGCTGGCAAATCATCCGAACCTTTTGTGATTGTATCACATTGGGTGGTAACTTACTTTTGGATGTAGGTCCCATGGAAGATGGTAGATTAGATCCACGGCAGGAGAAAGTATTATTAGATCTAGGGAGTTTTATCAAAGGGAATGAAGAAGCTATCTACGGTACCATAAAAGGTTTAGATTACTCTTTCTTCTTAGGAGGCAGTACCATAACAAAGGATAAGAAGACAATCTATCTGTTTGTATACGGTCAACCAGAAGGGGAACTGTGCTTAAAAGGGATTCAAACCAAGACGAAAAAGATATCGTTGTTACGTTCAGGCAAGGAACTTGGCTATACCTATACAGGTTCTATTCCATGGAGTGATGTACCAGGAACAATATGGATTAAACTGAATAAGGGCGATTTAGAACCTATGGTGACTGTTTTAAAAGTTGAACTTGAAGATGAATTAAAGCTTTACTACGGTCATGGGATTGTTGTATCAGATAATAACTAG
- a CDS encoding RimK family alpha-L-glutamate ligase, whose translation MKIGIVGRRNSKKSKAFQYFKTAAKRLNISVEYYRPSDLIIEVDEEKVSILNYNMEPIQIDGIIDWIPYENKYNELFEAFSFAGIPCINSASAVRNCRNKILTNMTLNRYKISQPKTIFIPKLSKIPKISLKTPVVYKKKNGCKGKGAQKFYGIEDMNNFLEKMMKKKDIYLQEYVKNNGWDMRVIVVGDKVIGGIKKTAKKGEWRTHVAHGGQAEAYELNDTIKSMCLEATKAMHLNFAGIDIIQDTEGNYSILEVNGVPGLSIFHEATGIDIAYEILKYFIEELLDQSEKLKAPQVNYYQIVSSKMEKTKIILNNPLLVSYIPETLYLNANNLKRMLNEFKSVVFKPESGSGGKYVGLIRQNIDSKMYTIHYKTKFYNMASIDEIIQFIVKLKPTKKFLIQKAIDLLRYNNNPVDVRIFMQKPYDNWEITGTFAKVAAKNKMVTNLCNDGSMMHLIDVIKNNAYDESDLEKLRDKMNQLAYDVADTLIKVYPGLRELGLDIGIDNHLHPWVLEVNTKPCYSQLSLLEDKAPYNLIDNYHNLILDSIEYYDRR comes from the coding sequence ATGAAAATCGGTATAGTTGGTAGACGGAATTCTAAAAAATCAAAAGCTTTCCAATACTTTAAGACAGCAGCAAAAAGATTAAATATATCTGTTGAATACTATAGACCATCAGATCTCATTATAGAAGTAGATGAGGAAAAGGTTAGCATTCTCAATTATAATATGGAGCCTATACAGATTGATGGTATTATTGACTGGATTCCTTACGAAAACAAATATAACGAACTATTTGAAGCCTTTTCTTTTGCCGGGATACCTTGCATTAATTCTGCTTCTGCAGTGAGAAATTGTAGAAATAAAATATTAACCAATATGACTCTTAATAGATATAAAATATCCCAACCAAAAACAATTTTTATACCTAAACTCTCAAAGATTCCCAAAATATCATTGAAGACTCCTGTAGTTTATAAAAAGAAAAATGGGTGTAAAGGTAAGGGCGCGCAGAAATTTTATGGTATTGAAGATATGAATAATTTCTTAGAAAAAATGATGAAGAAAAAAGATATTTATCTTCAAGAGTATGTAAAAAACAATGGATGGGATATGCGAGTGATTGTTGTTGGAGATAAAGTTATCGGTGGAATTAAAAAAACTGCTAAGAAAGGTGAATGGAGAACTCATGTTGCTCATGGAGGGCAAGCAGAAGCTTATGAGTTAAATGATACCATTAAGTCTATGTGCTTAGAGGCTACTAAAGCTATGCATTTAAACTTCGCTGGGATTGATATTATTCAAGATACTGAAGGCAATTACTCCATATTGGAGGTAAATGGCGTTCCGGGATTATCAATATTTCATGAAGCAACAGGTATAGACATCGCTTATGAAATACTTAAATACTTTATAGAAGAACTATTGGATCAATCTGAAAAACTTAAAGCGCCTCAGGTAAACTATTATCAAATAGTCAGCAGTAAAATGGAAAAAACAAAAATTATTTTGAATAATCCGCTGCTAGTATCTTATATACCAGAAACACTGTATTTAAATGCAAATAACCTAAAAAGGATGCTCAATGAATTCAAAAGTGTAGTTTTTAAACCTGAGAGTGGTTCTGGTGGCAAATATGTTGGGTTAATTCGGCAAAACATTGATAGCAAAATGTATACCATTCATTATAAGACTAAATTTTATAATATGGCGAGCATTGATGAAATAATACAATTTATTGTAAAACTAAAACCTACCAAAAAGTTTCTTATACAAAAGGCCATTGATTTATTAAGATATAATAATAATCCTGTAGATGTTAGAATATTTATGCAAAAGCCATATGATAATTGGGAAATAACTGGTACCTTTGCAAAAGTTGCAGCTAAAAATAAGATGGTAACTAATTTATGTAACGATGGTAGTATGATGCATTTAATAGATGTTATCAAAAACAATGCCTATGATGAATCAGACCTTGAAAAACTAAGAGACAAGATGAATCAACTAGCTTATGATGTTGCAGATACTTTAATTAAAGTATATCCAGGACTTAGGGAGCTAGGTCTGGATATAGGGATAGACAATCATCTGCACCCTTGGGTATTAGAAGTGAATACAAAACCCTGTTATAGTCAACTTTCCCTTCTTGAAGATAAAGCACCCTATAACTTAATTGATAATTATCACAATCTAATTCTTGATTCAATAGAGTATTATGATCGTAGATAA